A stretch of DNA from Mesomycoplasma lagogenitalium:
TCCTTCTTTTCAACCATAATGGGTACAGTTAAATTGGCCGCATCAAAACTTTCTGAATTTTCTGGTTTTGCAAATTTATTTGTTAGATTAGATGATAGCGGAAAAGCGGTTGATCAATGACCTGTTTTTACCTTATGAATAGGAATAGCTATTGCTATAATTAATGGTTTATTAGCATTATTTGTAATTAGAAAAAAATGAATTAGAAATCAAAAAGTTAACAATTTAATTCAGCTTGAAAAGATTTTTTATACAAATGGTGAAGGAAAATATAATAATGAAGAAACGAAAGATATTATTCTTTTTGAAAAAGTTTCTGAAATTTTAGATATCAAATATTCTAGAAAGGATATAAAATAGTGAAAGATAATTCTCAAGAAATTTTAAAAGCAGAAAAAACAATTAAAGAATTAAAGAAAAAATATTTTATATCTAAATCCGTATTTTTAGCGGTTAGTATTTTTTTAATTTTAGCGAGCGCATTTAATGGACTTTTATCGGCTTATGCAATTGTTAAAAATAATCAAATTATTCCGCTTTGAATTTTCGTTTCAATCGCTTTTATTAATGCAATTATCGCCTTTTTATTGGCGATTTCAGCATTATGTAATTTCGATAAGAAAAAAGATGCTAACAAAGAAAAAATAATGTTTTTAATTCAAAAGGAAAAAGAATTAAAGGAAAATCCTAAACTAGTAGATAGAGATAAATTAATTAACGATTTAGCCACAATTGACTTAGATGAATAAGATAAGAAAAAAGCACAGAAAAAACTATTTTGTGTTTTTTATTTCTCTTAATTTATTATAAATAAACTTTATAAAAGTGTATAATTTAAAATAGTTATGAAAAACGGTGATATAGTAACAGGAAAAGTTAAAAGTATTAATAAAAATTACTTTTGAGTTGATTTGCCCAATGATTATCAAGGGGTTGTTTTTATACAAGAAGTTAGTGATTATTATATAAAAAATTTAAGTGAAATGTTCGTTTTAGGTGATGAAATAAAATTAAAAGTTTTAAGTGTGAGTCACAGAAATAAAAAAGCATCTCTTTCATTTAAAGCAATAAGACCTAAATATTTAAAAATTCCTTTTACATATAAGATAAACGAAACAAAAAATGGATTTGAAAACTTATTTCAACATGCAAAAAAAGAGGTGGAAAAATGAAGAAAATAATTTTAAATTTAGAAAATGCAATTTCTGAAAAAGAAATTCAAAAATATCAAGAAAAAGTTTCAAAAATTAACGAATCTATGAACAATTTTACTAGTGAAGGTTCCGATTTTTTAGGATGAAAAGATTTACCTGAAAATAGTAATTGAAAAGAAATTGAGCAAATGAAAAAATCTGCAAAAATTTTACATGATAAAAATATTGAAACTTTAGTTGTTATCGGAATTGGTGGCTCTTATTTGGGTGCTAAAGCAGCAATTGATTTTGTTCATGGTCAATATCCTGGAAAAGAAAGAAAAATGGAAATTGTTTTTGCAGGAACATCAATTAGTTCAACATCATTAGCACAATTATTAAATTATGTAAAAAATAAAAAATTTGCAATAAATGTTATTTCCAAATCTGGAACAACAACCGAGCCAGCAATTGCCTTTAGGTTTTTTAAAAACTTATTAGAAGAAAAAGTAGGAGCAAAAGAAGCTAATGAATTAATTTTTGCAACAACAGATGCTAAAAGAGGTACATTATTTGAATTTGCAACAACAAAAAAATACCAAAAATTTGTTATTTCTGATGATATTGGAGGAAGATTTAGCGTTTTATCTCCTGTCGGTCTTTTTCCGCTCATTTGTGCAGGAATTAATGTAGACGATTTATTAGAAGGAGCAAAAGAAGCTAATAAAATTTATAAAGACAATTCGCTAGAAACAAATGACGCTTATAAATATGCTGTAACAAGATTTGTATTAGGTAAAAAATATAGCACAGAAATGCTAGTTTCTTATGAACCAAATTTTTCATTTTTTAACGAATGATGAAAACAATTGTACGGTGAAAGCGAAGGAAAAGAAGGAAAAGGTTTATTACCAACATCCGCTGTTTTTTCAACCGATTTACACTCATTAGGTCAATTTATTCAAGAGGGATCGAAAATTTTATTTGAAACAGTAATGACTGTTAAAAATCCTAAATATGATTTAACAATTACTGAAGATGTAGAAAATTTAGATAAATTAAATTATTTAGCAAATAAAACTGTTCATTATGTAAATGATGCTGCATTTAAAGCAACAACAGATGCCCATGTTAAAGAAGGGAAAGTTCCTAATATTCACTTACTTTTAGATGACTTTAGCGAAAAAACTTTAGGTTGATTAATAATGTTTTTCGAAAGAGCATGTGCCATTTCTGCA
This window harbors:
- a CDS encoding DUF4231 domain-containing protein; the encoded protein is MIYDSKIFNSTQEFMKYIERKTEIKAKIYKHIYRINSVFALFFSFFSTIMGTVKLAASKLSEFSGFANLFVRLDDSGKAVDQWPVFTLWIGIAIAIINGLLALFVIRKKWIRNQKVNNLIQLEKIFYTNGEGKYNNEETKDIILFEKVSEILDIKYSRKDIK
- a CDS encoding DUF4231 domain-containing protein, which produces MKDNSQEILKAEKTIKELKKKYFISKSVFLAVSIFLILASAFNGLLSAYAIVKNNQIIPLWIFVSIAFINAIIAFLLAISALCNFDKKKDANKEKIMFLIQKEKELKENPKLVDRDKLINDLATIDLDE
- a CDS encoding S1 RNA-binding domain-containing protein; the protein is MKNGDIVTGKVKSINKNYFWVDLPNDYQGVVFIQEVSDYYIKNLSEMFVLGDEIKLKVLSVSHRNKKASLSFKAIRPKYLKIPFTYKINETKNGFENLFQHAKKEVEKWRK
- a CDS encoding glucose-6-phosphate isomerase — its product is MKKIILNLENAISEKEIQKYQEKVSKINESMNNFTSEGSDFLGWKDLPENSNWKEIEQMKKSAKILHDKNIETLVVIGIGGSYLGAKAAIDFVHGQYPGKERKMEIVFAGTSISSTSLAQLLNYVKNKKFAINVISKSGTTTEPAIAFRFFKNLLEEKVGAKEANELIFATTDAKRGTLFEFATTKKYQKFVISDDIGGRFSVLSPVGLFPLICAGINVDDLLEGAKEANKIYKDNSLETNDAYKYAVTRFVLGKKYSTEMLVSYEPNFSFFNEWWKQLYGESEGKEGKGLLPTSAVFSTDLHSLGQFIQEGSKILFETVMTVKNPKYDLTITEDVENLDKLNYLANKTVHYVNDAAFKATTDAHVKEGKVPNIHLLLDDFSEKTLGWLIMFFERACAISAYLLEINPFNQPGVEVYKKNMFKILGKN